A stretch of the Malus domestica chromosome 08, GDT2T_hap1 genome encodes the following:
- the LOC114826382 gene encoding magnesium transporter MRS2-4-like isoform X2, with protein MGKGPFSFKRSSNSIRRRPKKFIGPPSTVFPSPPQPIRSPSPSNNVNISNTNTNSLSAVVAGGAGGGVKGKKKAGARLWMRFDRFGVSELVECDKNAIIRRTAIPARDLRILGPVFSLSSSILAREKAMVVNLEFIKAIVTAEEVLLLDPLRQEVIPFADQLRQQLPQKSQSRIQEASPLGEEDNGMDVSTGRQRLPVPEAVEGLQCDLPFEFQVLEVALEVVCTYLDSSVADLEREAYPVLDELARNVSTKNLELVRILKSNLTRLLARVQKLREYIDDTEDYVNIRLDNQRNELIQFQLTLSIASFAISVETAIAGVFGFNIHCTIFDVNGIFVRFVAGLVAFALAIFFLIYGYARWKKLLGT; from the exons ATGGGGAAGGGTCCCTTCTCTTTCAAGCGTAGCAGCAACAGCATACGACGCCGCCCCAAGAAGTTCATTGGCCCTCCTTCTACTGTTTTTCCCTCTCCGCCTCAGCCGATTCGGTCTCCTTCGCCCTCCAACAATGTTAATATTAGCAATACCAATACCAATAGTCTGAGTGCAGTTGTTGCTGGCGGCGCCGGCGGTGGCGtgaaggggaagaagaaggcAGGAGCCAGGCTTTGGATGCGATTTGACCGCTTCGGCGTGTCAGAGCTCGTCGAGTGCGACAAGAACGCTATCATTCGACGCACGGCCATTCCCGCCCGGGACTTGAGGATTCTCGGCCCTGTCTTCTCCCTTTCATCCAGCATCCTTG CCAGGGAGAAGGCCATGGTGGTTAATTTAGAGTTTATAAAGGCTATAGTTACAGCCGAAGAGGTTTTGTTGCTTGATCCTCTTCGGCAGGAGGTTATTCCATTTGCAGATCAGCTAAGGCAACAACTTCCTCAGAAAAGCCAATCCAGGATACAAGAAGCAAGTCCACTCGGTGAAGAAGATAATGGAATGGATGTTTCAACCGGAAGGCAACGGTTACCTGTTCCCGAGGCCGTTGAAGGTTTGCAGTGTGATCTCCCATTTGAGTTTCAGGTTCTGGAGGTTGCATTAGAAGTTGTCTGTACATATTTGGATTCTAGTGTGGCAGACCTTGAGAGAGAAGCCTACCCTGTGTTAGATGAACTGGCCAGAAATGTTAGCACCAAAAACCTTGAACTCGTGAGGATTTTGAAAAGCAATCTTACCCGTTTGCTTGCACGTGTCCAGAAG TTGCGGGAGTATATTGATGACACGGAGGATTATGTCAACATACGACTTGACAACCAACGAAATGAACTCATTCAGTTCCAGTTGACATTGAGCATTGCATCGTTTGCGATATCAGTGGAGACTGCGATAGCTGGGGTATTTGGTTTTAACATCCACTGTACAATATTTGACGTTAATGGGATATTTGTGCGGTTTGTTGCGGGTTTGGTAGCATTTGCCCTGGCTATCTTCTTTCTCATCTACGGGTATGCGAGGTGGAAGAAGCTGCTTGGTACATGA